The Armatimonadota bacterium genome includes a window with the following:
- the trmFO gene encoding methylenetetrahydrofolate--tRNA-(uracil-5-)-methyltransferase TrmFO, whose translation MSSRRPEVTVVGGGLAGCEAAWQLAVRGVDVVLCEMRPTRPTGAHRTGDLAELVCSNSFKSNLPHTASGELKREMRHLGSLILDAADASSVPAGEALAVDRDLFAREVARRLEDTGRVRIDRREVERLPEDGVVIVATGPLTSDALAADIACVTGSERLFFYDAVAPIVDAETIDYERCFRASRYGRDEGSYLNCPLTEEEYDSIWQAICAAETVPLHDFEDARFFEGCLPLEVLARRGRDTLAHGPWKPVGLRDPRTGRRPYAVVQLRQENREATCYSMVACQSRMTWPEQRRIFRMIPGLENAEFLRLGVVHRNTYLRSPGLLDASLRLRSRPDLFFAGQLVGVEGYLESAATGLVAGVNAWLTVVGAEEDFIPPPDTMLGALLRYVSAWESPDFAPMNANFGILPPLERAGRMKKPERRAAACERAFRAVCDYVRTRPNLAFRGL comes from the coding sequence ATGTCTTCCCGCCGTCCCGAAGTGACGGTCGTCGGCGGAGGTCTGGCGGGCTGCGAGGCAGCCTGGCAGCTGGCCGTCAGAGGTGTGGACGTCGTTTTGTGCGAGATGCGCCCGACTCGCCCGACGGGAGCCCACCGCACCGGTGACCTGGCGGAGCTGGTCTGCAGCAACTCCTTCAAGAGCAATCTTCCCCACACGGCCAGCGGCGAGCTCAAGCGCGAGATGCGCCATCTCGGGTCCTTGATTTTGGATGCCGCAGATGCATCCAGTGTGCCGGCGGGCGAGGCGCTGGCAGTGGACCGCGACCTGTTCGCCAGGGAGGTGGCGAGACGGCTGGAGGACACCGGCCGGGTCCGGATTGATCGGCGCGAGGTTGAGCGTCTGCCGGAAGACGGGGTGGTGATCGTGGCCACCGGTCCTCTTACCTCAGACGCTCTGGCGGCGGACATCGCCTGCGTGACAGGCTCCGAAAGGCTTTTCTTCTATGACGCCGTAGCCCCCATAGTGGACGCGGAGACCATAGACTACGAGCGCTGTTTCCGCGCCTCCCGCTACGGGCGGGACGAAGGATCCTACCTGAACTGCCCCCTGACGGAAGAGGAATACGACAGCATCTGGCAGGCCATCTGCGCGGCGGAGACCGTCCCGCTGCATGACTTCGAGGACGCGCGGTTCTTTGAGGGATGCCTCCCTCTGGAAGTGTTGGCGCGCCGGGGGCGCGACACGCTGGCGCACGGTCCCTGGAAGCCGGTGGGACTGCGCGACCCGCGCACAGGCCGGCGCCCCTATGCTGTCGTGCAGCTTCGCCAGGAAAACCGTGAAGCCACGTGTTACAGCATGGTGGCCTGCCAGTCGCGGATGACCTGGCCGGAGCAGCGCCGCATTTTCCGAATGATCCCCGGCCTGGAGAACGCAGAATTCCTGCGCCTGGGAGTGGTACACCGCAACACGTATCTTCGTTCGCCAGGCCTTCTGGACGCTTCGCTCAGACTGCGGTCGCGTCCGGATCTGTTCTTCGCGGGACAGCTCGTGGGGGTGGAGGGTTACCTGGAGTCGGCGGCGACCGGGCTCGTGGCCGGAGTCAATGCGTGGCTGACAGTCGTCGGAGCAGAAGAGGACTTCATCCCTCCGCCGGACACCATGCTGGGAGCGCTGCTCCGTTACGTCAGCGCCTGGGAATCCCCAGACTTCGCCCCCATGAACGCGAACTTTGGCATTCTGCCGCCCCTGGAGCGGGCCGGGCGTATGAAAAAGCCCGAGCGCAGGGCCGCAGCGTGCGAGCGCGCCTTCCGGGCCGTGTGCGACTACGTTCGAACCCGCCCGAACCTCGCGTTCCGCGGTCTGTGA